The genomic interval TGCTGCACAGGCTGCCTTAGCTTTTTATACACATTCACCGAAGAATGGGGGCTCATTGTTGAATCAATCTCGAGTAGGAAAACTGTTGAAACAATACGGGCTGCAAGATGAAATGAACTTTGTGGCAAGCGAGGGAATAATCCCTACTGTTCCGGTTCTTACCAATAATTTTAGAGTCATCGCAGAAGAACAACATATTGTGAAGTAAGCCTATCTCTTGACAAAAATAAAAAATAGGAGCTGATCATATGTATTTACGTTTATCAGATGAACAAAAGATGGTTCAAAAGACGATTCGAAAATTTGTTGAAAAGGAGCTTATTCCATTAGAAAATGATGTACTTCGAAATGAAAGAGAAGGGAAACCTTCCTTAGCTCCTGAGAAATTAAAAGAGCTTCAATTAAAGGCGAAAGAAGCTGGTTTTTGGGGAATTAATACACCCGAGGAATATGGCGGGGCGGATCTTGGACAAATGATGATGGCGCTTGTTTATATGGAAGTATCGAAAACATTTGTCCCTTTCACATTTGGAGGTTCGGCGGATAATATTTTATATTATGCCAACGAGGAACAAAAGGAAAAGTATTTACTTCCAACGATTAATGGAAAGAAAAAATCATGCTTTGCGATGACAGAACCAGATGCAGGATCCGATACAAGAGGGATTAAGATGACGGCTGTTAAAGATGGAAATGAGTGGGTGTTGAACGGAGAAAAAACGTTTATCACAGGTGGGAATGAAGCGGATTTTGTTATGGTTATTGCGATTACAGATAAAGAAAAACATGCGAAAACAGGACGCGATGGAGTAACCTGCTTTATTGTAGATCGCGATATGGGCTGGAAATCGGAATATATTCATACGATGGGAGATTGGGGGCCTGCTGGTTTAGTATTTGATAATGTACGAGTACCGGAGGAAAATATTTTAGGTGAATTGCATGGGGGCTACAATTTAGGTCTAGAGTGGATTGGTTTTGCCCGCTGGATTGTAGGGGCTCGTGCGGTTGGAACAGCAGAAAGACTGTTACAAATGGCTATTGATTATTCACAAGAAAGATATACATTCGGTAAACCAATTGCTGATCGACAAGCAATTCAATGGAAAATTGCTGATTCGGCAGTTGAGATTGAAGCGGCTAAATGGTTAGTTTTAAATGCAGCGTTTACGTTGGATCAAGGAGAGGATAATCGTCATTTAGCTTCGATGGCCAAATTATATGGGGCGAATATGGGAAATCGAGTCGTCGACCGCGTACTGCAAATTCATGGAGGCATGGGGTATACAAAGGAATTGCCAATTGAACGTTGGTACCGTGAAGCGAGATTGTGGAGAATATATGACGGAACAGATGAAATTCAACGTCTTGTTATTTCAAGAAATTTATTAAAAGGTCATGTGAAAGTAGGTCAGTACGTCTAAAACAAAGGGGGAGAGTTCAGATGAGTAAACGTTTTGAAGGGAAGGTCGCTTTTATTACAGGAGGCAGCAGGGGAATTGGGAAAGCAGTGCTTGAGCAATTTGCTGAAGAAGGAGCAATTGTAGCTGTCATTGATGTGAATGAAGAGGCGTTAATGTCCACTGCGAATGAGTTTAAAGAAAAAGGCTATACGATTTATGCGAAGGTTGCGAATGTCGTAGATTCAGAGCAAGTGAAAGCGGCTGTCAAAGAAGTATATGACTTGTATGGTTCGGTGGATATTTTAGTGAATAATGCGGGTGTTATTCGCGACAATCTATTATTTAAAATGACTGATTCTGATTGGCAAACCGTTATGGATGTTCATTTAAAAGGCGCATTTAATGCGACCCAAGCTGTTCAAGAGTATATGGTTCAAAATAAATATGGCCGAATTATTAATATCTCTTCTACTTCTGCACTTGGTAACCGTGGACAAGCAAACTATGCAACGGCAAAAGCGGGTTTACAAGGATTTACGAAAACGTTAGCAATCGAATTAGGTAAATTCGGGATTACAGCTAATGCTGTTGCACCTGGTTTCATTGAGTCAGATATGACAAAAGAAACCGCAAGCCGGATTGGTATTTCCTTTGATGAACTCGTTTCAGCAAGTGTGGCTAATATTCCGGTTGGTCGAAGTGGCCGACCAGCTGATATTGCTAACGCTGTCGCTTTCTTTGCAGATGAAAAATCCTCTTTTGTAAATGGCCAAGTGATTTATGTAGCTGGGGGACCAAAAACATAAGGGAGGGATATAGATGTTTCAATCATTTATTGGTGCATGCTCGGATAAAGTGAAAAATCGAGTTGAAAGAGGAGCGGTAAAGAAGTTCGCTGCTGCGATTGGAGATCTTCATCCTATTTATATAGATGAGGAAACAGGAAGAAAATCTCGGTACAAACAAAATATTGCCCCGCCCACTTTTTCACGAGTGTTCGACTATGGAACGATTGATGGATTGAACCTTCCAGCCAAAGGATTAATTCATGGTGAACAAATATATACGTTCAAACGCCCGTTATTAGTAGAGGAAGAAGTATATTGCTATACAGAGATTATGGATTATTACGAGAAATCTGGAAAAAACGGAAAAATGGGCTTTTTAGTGTTACACAATACCGGTGAAGACCGTAATGGTGAATTTCTCTTTAAAGCTAAGCAAGTGGTTATTATTACAGAAACGGTTCGAAAGGAGATTTCTGTATGATGTTACTTCAACAATTAGAGGTCGGGGAAACG from Peribacillus asahii carries:
- a CDS encoding acyl-CoA dehydrogenase family protein, whose amino-acid sequence is MYLRLSDEQKMVQKTIRKFVEKELIPLENDVLRNEREGKPSLAPEKLKELQLKAKEAGFWGINTPEEYGGADLGQMMMALVYMEVSKTFVPFTFGGSADNILYYANEEQKEKYLLPTINGKKKSCFAMTEPDAGSDTRGIKMTAVKDGNEWVLNGEKTFITGGNEADFVMVIAITDKEKHAKTGRDGVTCFIVDRDMGWKSEYIHTMGDWGPAGLVFDNVRVPEENILGELHGGYNLGLEWIGFARWIVGARAVGTAERLLQMAIDYSQERYTFGKPIADRQAIQWKIADSAVEIEAAKWLVLNAAFTLDQGEDNRHLASMAKLYGANMGNRVVDRVLQIHGGMGYTKELPIERWYREARLWRIYDGTDEIQRLVISRNLLKGHVKVGQYV
- the fabG gene encoding 3-oxoacyl-ACP reductase FabG; amino-acid sequence: MSKRFEGKVAFITGGSRGIGKAVLEQFAEEGAIVAVIDVNEEALMSTANEFKEKGYTIYAKVANVVDSEQVKAAVKEVYDLYGSVDILVNNAGVIRDNLLFKMTDSDWQTVMDVHLKGAFNATQAVQEYMVQNKYGRIINISSTSALGNRGQANYATAKAGLQGFTKTLAIELGKFGITANAVAPGFIESDMTKETASRIGISFDELVSASVANIPVGRSGRPADIANAVAFFADEKSSFVNGQVIYVAGGPKT
- a CDS encoding MaoC family dehydratase N-terminal domain-containing protein gives rise to the protein MFQSFIGACSDKVKNRVERGAVKKFAAAIGDLHPIYIDEETGRKSRYKQNIAPPTFSRVFDYGTIDGLNLPAKGLIHGEQIYTFKRPLLVEEEVYCYTEIMDYYEKSGKNGKMGFLVLHNTGEDRNGEFLFKAKQVVIITETVRKEISV